In Nocardia sp. BMG111209, a genomic segment contains:
- a CDS encoding phage holin family protein, with product MVHVIRLIITAVAIWLAAHWVHNIELISPEKNGTTGKILVVIAVAVVFTLVNALVRPAIKLLSLPLVVLTLGLFLLVINALMLWLTAKITETTDYGLRVHGFWAAVFGSVIISLVNWILGAFVPDRERS from the coding sequence ATGGTTCACGTGATCCGCTTGATCATCACCGCTGTCGCGATCTGGCTCGCCGCCCACTGGGTGCACAACATCGAACTCATCAGCCCGGAGAAGAACGGCACCACCGGCAAGATCCTGGTCGTCATCGCCGTGGCGGTGGTGTTCACACTGGTGAACGCGCTGGTCCGGCCGGCGATCAAGCTGCTGTCGCTGCCCCTGGTGGTGCTCACCCTGGGACTGTTCCTGCTGGTGATCAACGCGCTCATGCTCTGGCTGACCGCGAAGATCACCGAGACCACCGACTACGGCCTGCGGGTGCACGGGTTCTGGGCGGCGGTCTTCGGCAGCGTCATCATCAGCCTCGTGAACTGGATTCTGGGCGCCTTCGTCCCAGACCGGGAGCGGAGCTGA